Part of the Deltaproteobacteria bacterium genome, TGCCGGCTACGAAGTCGAACAGCGAGAGGCCCCTCCGGTATTGCGCCGTCGGGTCGTTGTAACCCCATACCACCAGGGTCGGCGTCTTGAGCCGCCCCTCCTGCATCCACTGGAGGCACTCCTCCTTGTCGAGGACGAGGTTGCGCATGAACAGCCTCAACCCGCCGTCGTTCATGGCGCGCACGGACTCCTGGTACTTGGGCAGCTCGGAGATCTCCACCGCCGCGTCGATCCAGCCCTCGGTGATGTGCCCGGTGCCGTAGGAGTAGTGCTCCACCACCCAGCGCTGGCTCTCCCGGCTCAAGAACGGCTCGGGCCTCGCCGCCATGATCAGCTCCGTCAGGGAAGGGCCCGGCGAAAGCGTCCCGCTGTCCACGATGATGCAGGACTTGACGATCTCCGGATGCAGCAGCGTGAGCCGGGCCACCAGGTAGCCGCCGCGCGAGTGCCCGCACAGGTGAACGTCC contains:
- a CDS encoding alpha/beta hydrolase, which produces MTDEKFIDVDGVRTRYFEQGTGEPLVLWHGSHFGTTDACDSALDWELNFDRLAESFRVIAVDKLGQGHTGNPKTDDDYTPAAVVEHAYGFLKAMGLRDVHLCGHSRGGYLVARLTLLHPEIVKSCIIVDSGTLSPGPSLTELIMAARPEPFLSRESQRWVVEHYSYGTGHITEGWIDAAVEISELPKYQESVRAMNDGGLRLFMRNLVLDKEECLQWMQEGRLKTPTLVVWGYNDPTAQYRRGLSLFDFVAGSTENAQLHVINKAGHFCYREQPEQFNRAVTGFIESLG